From the Brachyspira intermedia PWS/A genome, the window ATATAAAAGATGCAGGTAAATTAAATAGAGAACATTTTATAGGAAGTATAGTATATGTTGATGATCATGCTCCTAAAACAGGTATACAAGAATTAATTATAGTAGATGGACAGCAAAGATTAACCACAATAATATTGATTTATTTAAGATTATATAAATTAGCGGAGGAATTAAAAGATAATAGATTAAGAGATAGAATGTATGAACATTATCTTATAAACAAATATGCTAATACAGAGGAAGAAAAAATAAAATTAAAACCAACAGAAAATAATGATAAAGCATTAAAATCTATTTTTTCGGGTGTAGAGTTTAAAGAAAAATCTAATATAATAGATAATTATAATTTTTTTGAAAAAGAAATAAACAGTTATAATTATGAAAACATTTTAGATGGATTAGAAAAATTAATATTTGTTGATATGTCTTTAGATAGAAAAGAAGATGATCCGCAGCGTATATTTGAAAGTTTAAACTCTACAGGTTTAGCATTATCGCAAGGCGATTTAATCAGAAACTATATTTTAATGAAATTAAATTCAAAAGAACAAAAATATATTTATGAAAATTATTGGCAATATATAGAAAAAAATGCTAGAGATGAAAGTCTTAATAAAGATATGGTATCAGATTTTATAAGAGATTTTATGACATCTGAATATAATAAAATACCGAATAAAAATAGAATTTATGAAGAGTTTAAAGAAAAATATTCTATAAGTGATTTATCTGAAATAGAAAAATATTTAAGTAGTTTAAAAGATTACTCAAATTATTATAACAAACTATTGAATCCAAAAAATGAAAAAGATAAAGATATATCAATAAAACTTGAAAATATAAAAACAATAGAAGTAAATGTATCGTATCCATTCTTTTTGAAAATTTACAAAGATTATAATGATAAAGTTATAGACAATAAAACTTTTTTAAAAATTATTGATTTAATAGAATCTTTTGTATTTAGAAGATTTATATGTGATGTATTCAGCAATGCTATGAATAAAATATTTATGTCATTATATAGCAAAATAGATAAAAATAATTATTATAATTCATTAGAAGAATATTTATGCAAATTAAAAAATGTTCA encodes:
- a CDS encoding DUF262 domain-containing protein translates to MKASEAKLNDLIKKNDIQFVIPVYQRNYDWTIKECKVLLNDIKDAGKLNREHFIGSIVYVDDHAPKTGIQELIIVDGQQRLTTIILIYLRLYKLAEELKDNRLRDRMYEHYLINKYANTEEEKIKLKPTENNDKALKSIFSGVEFKEKSNIIDNYNFFEKEINSYNYENILDGLEKLIFVDMSLDRKEDDPQRIFESLNSTGLALSQGDLIRNYILMKLNSKEQKYIYENYWQYIEKNARDESLNKDMVSDFIRDFMTSEYNKIPNKNRIYEEFKEKYSISDLSEIEKYLSSLKDYSNYYNKLLNPKNEKDKDISIKLENIKTIEVNVSYPFFLKIYKDYNDKVIDNKTFLKIIDLIESFVFRRFICDVFSNAMNKIFMSLYSKIDKNNYYNSLEEYLCKLKNVQRFPNNDEVINKLKEKDIYNAMNTKRKMYLFNRLEMGLGKTVIDFSKTDFEIEHIFPQNPVKEWKYNLTDEEYKTMQSKLHTISNLTISANNKELSNKTFLDKKI